AAACCACCCCGACGTCATCGAGCTCGATGCGGCGTCGCGAAACGGGGTCGAAGCGGTTCGTACCGAAATCATCGAACGCGTATTTTATGCACCCGTGCGTGGCAAGTATAAGGTTTATATCATCGACGAAGTCCATATGCTTTCGACGGGTGCTTTCAACGCGATGTTGAAGACTTTGGAGGAACCACCCTCTCACGTCGTCTTCATTTTATGTACGACCGACCCTCAAAAAGTTCCCGATACGATTCAATCGCGCTGTCAGCGCTTCGATTTTCATCCGATCAGTTCGGAGCAAATCGTCGAGCGTCTCAGATTCATCGCCGAATCCGAAGGCATCAGAGTCGACCGCGCGTCGTATGCGCTCATCGCCAAGCACGCCGACGGCGGAATGCGCGATGCTATCACCGTGCTCGAACAACTTTCCGCCTACACCGGCAACGACATATCCGTCGACGATGTCGAGGGAGCACTCGGCGAAGTCAGCACCGTCGCGTTGGCCGAATTGATGTCCGCAGTGGCGCAGCGCGACACAGCCGCCTGCTTTCATTGGGTGGCCGATCAAGTCGAAACAGGCGCCGATTTGCCTGAACTCATCCACGGTCTTCTCGCCTATGTGCGCGATATGTATGTCATGGGAGTTCTTGAAAACTCCGACGGCCTCATCAATGTGACCGATGATGATCGCATAAAAATGCGCTCGCTCACAGGCGAGTTCGAAGGACCGGATCGTATCGCCCGCATCATCGATCTTTTGACCGATGTGAGCGGAGAGATGCGCTATTCGACCGAGCCGAGAACAGTGCTCGAACTAGCGCTTGTCCGGACGACACGCGTCGACGGTGAGTATACGCTTGAAGCGCTTGCCGAGCGCATCGAGCGTCTCGAACGCGGGCTCAGTGCAGTTCCGGCGATTTCTCGTCCGGTGGCACGAGCAGCGGCTGAACCTGCGAAACCGGTGCAGCAGGCTGTCGCGAAGGAAATTCCTCCGAAAGAAGTGCCGATTTCTGAAACCGAGCCGGAGTCTCTTGCGCCACAGAGCGGTGGATCGCTTAATGCCGGTACGGTAAAACGATCATGGCGCGCCGTTCTCGCGGAAATTAAAAAACAAAAGGCGAGTCGTTCTCTCTTCTTTGCGGATGCGAGCATTGAATTCACGCAGGAAGGAACGTTGCTCGTCACCTGGCCGAAAGACGGTGAGTTTAAAATGAAGGCGGCGCAGGACAACAAGGAGCTCCTCGCCAATGCTTTATTCACGGTATTCGGGTCGAATCTTCCCTTCGAGTTCCGGTTGGGAAAAAATCACGAGCCGGTACTTAAGCCCGAGCCGGTACGTAATCTCGAGCCATCTGAGCCGGCTGAGCCGTTCGGTAAGCCCGAGCCGGAGCCTCCGATTGCGCAAGACCCCGGACCGATGGCAGAGGTGGATTCTCATTCGCAGACCCCCACCGGCTCTGCCGATGCGCTCGATACGCACGATTCGTTGTTGGCAGAGATTGTGGCGCTCGGAGGAAAGATCGAGAAAATCGAATCGAACGTACCGAAAGAAGACGATGCGAACGTGCTCGGCGATTCGTTTGATGGAGGTCTTGTCGACCCCGATGAAGAACAACTCTCTTTCGATTAAGATTAACGTTATAAATTCAATGTAGCTTCAAAGAAAGGTTCGTCCATGAATATTCAAAAAATCATGCAACAGGCTCAGCAGGCGCAAGCCCAGATGGCGAAAGTCCAAGAAGAGCTTGCCACAGAAACGTTTGAAGCGAGTGCCGGCGGAGGCATGGTCAAAGTGACCATCACCGGTGACCAATCGGTGCAGTCGGTTAAAATCGACCCGGCAGCCGTCGACCCCGAAGAGGTCGAAATTCTCGAAGACATGGTCGTCGCCGCCATCAACGAGGCTATGCGTGTCGCCTCCGAGAAGGCCGCAGCGAAAATGCAAGCGGTCACCGGCGGGCTCAACATTCCGGGGCTCATGTAATCCATGCGGTATCCGCTTCCCATTCAACGTCTCCTCGACGAACTCGAACGCCTCCCCGGCGTCGGGCCGAAGTCCGCACAGCGTATTGCCTATTGGCTGCTCGCAAGCGATAAGGCGGATGCCGATCGTTTGGCTGCTTCGATCGTCGAGATAAAAGACACTATCCATTTTTGTCCGCAGTGCTATAACTTCGCCGAGGGTCCGCTGTGCGAAATTTGTGCGAACACGAAACGCGATGCATCGATTATCTGTGTGGTCGAAGAGCCGCGCGACGTCGCCGCCATCGAGCGCACGAGCGAATTTTTCGGGCTCTACCATGTACTCCACGGCGCGATTTCTCCCATGGACGGAATCGGTCCCGATCAGTTGCGCGTCAAAG
The sequence above is a segment of the Coriobacteriia bacterium genome. Coding sequences within it:
- the recR gene encoding recombination protein RecR, whose translation is MRYPLPIQRLLDELERLPGVGPKSAQRIAYWLLASDKADADRLAASIVEIKDTIHFCPQCYNFAEGPLCEICANTKRDASIICVVEEPRDVAAIERTSEFFGLYHVLHGAISPMDGIGPDQLRVKELIARLADKEVTEVVLATNPNVEGEMTAVYIARLIKSLGGIRVTRIASGLPVGGDLEYADEVTLGRAFEARREM
- the dnaX gene encoding DNA polymerase III subunit gamma/tau, producing MAHQSLYRKYRPDTFDDMVGQQHIERTLRNAVAQDCVAHAYLLTGPRGTGKTSTARLLAKALLCDNGPSDTPDGSCQSCLEIAQGNHPDVIELDAASRNGVEAVRTEIIERVFYAPVRGKYKVYIIDEVHMLSTGAFNAMLKTLEEPPSHVVFILCTTDPQKVPDTIQSRCQRFDFHPISSEQIVERLRFIAESEGIRVDRASYALIAKHADGGMRDAITVLEQLSAYTGNDISVDDVEGALGEVSTVALAELMSAVAQRDTAACFHWVADQVETGADLPELIHGLLAYVRDMYVMGVLENSDGLINVTDDDRIKMRSLTGEFEGPDRIARIIDLLTDVSGEMRYSTEPRTVLELALVRTTRVDGEYTLEALAERIERLERGLSAVPAISRPVARAAAEPAKPVQQAVAKEIPPKEVPISETEPESLAPQSGGSLNAGTVKRSWRAVLAEIKKQKASRSLFFADASIEFTQEGTLLVTWPKDGEFKMKAAQDNKELLANALFTVFGSNLPFEFRLGKNHEPVLKPEPVRNLEPSEPAEPFGKPEPEPPIAQDPGPMAEVDSHSQTPTGSADALDTHDSLLAEIVALGGKIEKIESNVPKEDDANVLGDSFDGGLVDPDEEQLSFD
- a CDS encoding YbaB/EbfC family nucleoid-associated protein: MNIQKIMQQAQQAQAQMAKVQEELATETFEASAGGGMVKVTITGDQSVQSVKIDPAAVDPEEVEILEDMVVAAINEAMRVASEKAAAKMQAVTGGLNIPGLM